A window of the Butyricimonas faecalis genome harbors these coding sequences:
- a CDS encoding DUF5106 domain-containing protein — MKILNLTFFACLFCAGIVSCAYAQKQQEKTREFRLPDMPVTLTAPGDRAAYLSLHYWDHFDFADTSLISRPEITEQAFVDFISILPYTPKAQEAVDTLFRRALADREMLYHFISLGDKYLYEPNSPMHDEELHILFLRALVNHPGLEETDRIRPRHLLEMALKNRPGDVATDFTVVCRDGRSRRLSDIKAGYVLVYFNDPDCEDCRRVKELLTLSPVVNDLLESGRLKLLSVCVEGKTPAWEKAEFPAGWIDGYDADQRLTREQVYDLKAMPTLYLLDAEKRVILKDASFEQVEERLS, encoded by the coding sequence ATGAAAATTTTGAACCTTACCTTTTTCGCGTGTCTCTTCTGTGCAGGAATCGTATCCTGCGCGTATGCCCAAAAGCAACAGGAGAAGACAAGGGAATTTCGTTTGCCCGACATGCCCGTTACGCTGACGGCACCCGGCGACCGTGCCGCCTACCTTTCCCTTCACTACTGGGACCACTTCGACTTTGCCGATACGTCACTCATATCCCGCCCCGAAATCACCGAGCAGGCGTTTGTGGACTTCATCAGCATACTGCCCTATACTCCCAAGGCGCAGGAAGCGGTCGATACCCTTTTCCGCCGCGCCCTGGCCGACAGGGAAATGCTCTATCATTTCATCTCGCTGGGCGACAAGTACCTGTACGAACCCAATTCTCCCATGCACGACGAGGAACTGCATATCCTCTTTCTGCGTGCCTTGGTCAATCATCCCGGACTGGAAGAGACGGACAGGATACGTCCCCGCCACCTGTTGGAAATGGCGTTGAAAAACCGCCCGGGAGACGTGGCAACTGATTTCACCGTTGTTTGCCGCGACGGCAGAAGCAGAAGGCTTTCCGACATAAAGGCCGGTTACGTGCTCGTCTATTTCAACGACCCCGATTGCGAGGACTGCCGCCGGGTGAAGGAATTGCTCACCCTGTCCCCGGTTGTGAACGACCTGTTGGAGTCCGGCCGTCTGAAACTCCTCTCCGTGTGTGTGGAGGGCAAGACCCCCGCGTGGGAAAAGGCGGAATTTCCCGCCGGTTGGATAGATGGTTATGATGCCGATCAGCGGCTTACCCGCGAACAGGTGTACGACCTCAAGGCGATGCCCACCCTTTACCTGCTCGATGCGGAAAAACGGGTGATACTCAAGGACGCTTCGTTCGAGCAGGTGGAAGAACGGTTGTCCTGA